The Nitrospira sp. SG-bin1 sequence CATGCGTAAACGGTTCGGAATGGCAAATTAACACCGGTAAATGAATGGAGGCTCCATGGCTAGCCTAGGTCGCGGTGTCGAAGGCAGCGGAGAACGTGCGCTGGTCCGGCGAGGGGTCGGCTTGGAGGCGATCACCATCGAACAAGGACCGGCATTGGCCAAGTTGCCATGCTGGGAGGCTGTACAGATTCCAGGCGGAATGTTCACGGCTTCTCGTGCGATTCTGACGATTCTCTTGCTCTTTCTGATCGTCCTTGAATTCGTACCATGGACACAGACCATCCAGGCGTCTGGGAAAGTGTCAGCTTACACGCCGTATGATCGTCCCCAGCAAATTGAATCTCGAATTACAGGTCGTGTCAAAGCTTGGCACATTTATGAAGGCGTCAAAGTCAAGAAGGGCGACCTCGTCGGTGAACTCGAGGATTACGACCCGACCTTCATGGCGCCGGAAATTCTTCCCTTGTTCGAACAACGTAAGGTAGCGCTTGAACAAACACGTCAGGCGGCGTTGGCCAGGGCGGATCAACTGAATAAGCGAATCGGAGAGATGAGGAAGTTAGTCCAAGCTGCCGTTCCGTCGGCGGAAGCGAGAGTGGTCGAGGCGGATAATAAGGTACGGGAAGCGCAACAAAAGGTCGAGCAGCTCAAGATTGACGTGCACACGGCGCAGCTCAACGTCGACCGGCATCGGCAACTTGTCAGAGACGGACTGGTCTCACAACGAGAACTCGAGTTGACGATTCAGACGGAAATTGGCACAAAAGCAGGTTTGCAGGCAGCACAGGCCAGTTTATTGGCTGCCGAGCAGGCTCGGTCTGCCTTGAGTTTCGGACGTGACCAAATCACCGCGGATGTGCAGCAACGGCTCATGGATGCCATAGCATCGCGCGATGCTGCAGTGGCGGAAGCGGCGAAGGCTACGGAATCGTTGGCGGATATCTCTTACCGGCAACAGGGCGTCCAGCAACGAATCGAGGCCGCGAAACTCATTGCGCCGATGGATGGGACCGTCGTCAAGATGGCGAAAGTCGGTATCAATGAAACAGTCAAACAGGGAGAAAATCTGGTTACTATTTCTCCGCTTGCCTCGGATCCTGCAATTGAAATGGTGGCGGAGGGGTTGGATTCTCCGCTCTTGAAGCCTGGGCGGAAAGTGCGCATCTTGTTCTTCGGAGTGCCGGCCATCCCATTGCCTGCCTGGCCTGGGTTGATGGCGGGTACTCGTGGGGGCGTGATCAAGGTTGTTGACCAGATCGACGATGGGAAAGGAAATTATCGGTTTTGGGTCGTTCCGGACCCGGATGATCCTCAACCATGGCCTGAACAGGCTCAAGTGCGACAGGGTACCAAAGTCTTGGGCTGGGTGATCATGAATCGTGTCCCTCTTTGGTACGAACTGTGGCGGCGATTCAACTTCTTCCCGCCGGACTACCTGCAGCGGGAGCCCAGTGTATTTGAAATGTTCGCGCCCAAGGTGGCGGCCCCGGGTGGCAAATAGTTGATCGTGCCGCACAAGGAATGCGGCACATCGTTTTCCTTCTCGGTATAGATGGCTCAGGGATTCGCCCTGAGCCATCTACTCGTTAACGGTGGCAGTGTAGTTCCTTTCCTCGTCAGTGCGTCCCATTGTAACGTTCTCTCCAGTGTGCTGCTTACGATTGCATGCACTACGGTTTCTTTCGACTCGGACATTGCGAGTGGGCAACATCGCTGCTGCCCTGGTCCGATCACGCAAGCATCAGCGATCGGTCATCCCACACAAGAAGATAGTCATAGTTCCGATCGCCTTGACCCTATCCAAAGGAGTCGCTAAGGTGCCGGTATTGCACGACTGACGGCAGAAGCACTTGTGAAGCGGGAGAGATCAACAATGGTCAAAAAACAGCGGGGAGTGAGTCAGTCTCTGAAAAGCCTGAGCCAAATGCTCACGAACCAGCGGCCGCTGGTCGGAATCTTGGGGGGCAGCAAATCAGATTTTCCGGTTTTAGAGAAATCCGGAGCGATCTTGAAGGAACTCGGTATTCCTTATGAACTCCTCGTCGTGTCTGCTCATCGAACACCGGATCGGCTCTTCGAGTACGCCACTAGCGCTGCTAGCAGAGGAATCAAGGTCATCATTGCGGGAGCTGGAGGAGCGGCTCACCTCCCCGGTATGTTGGCGGCCAAGACCGACCTTCCGGTGATCGGTGTGCCGATACCCACAGAAAACCTCCGTGGCCTTGATTCTCTCTTATCAATTGTCCAAATGCCAAAGGGCATACCCGTTGCCACCGTGGCGATAGGGGGCGCCGAGAATGCAGGCCTTTTGGCCGGACAAATTCTTGCCGGAAGCCATCCTGAAATTGCGGTCAGTATCAAGCATTACCGGACGGCTCAAACCGAAAGCGTTCTCAACTCTCCGGAGGCCAAAGGCCACCAGACTAGGCAACCCCGGAGCCGATGAGATGAGCCGACCGCTGTGACGGAACGAATCCTTAAGCCAGGCTCCACTCTGGGGGTATTGGGCGGAGGGCAATTGGGGATGATGTTTACCGAGGCTGCCCGCCGCATGGGGTATGGTGTGGCAGTCTGGGATCCAGATGCCGACGCGCCGGCTCATCGGATTGCCACCCACTCATTCATCGCACCTTTTTCGGACGTAAACGTCCGCGACCGATTTGCCCGCATCGCCGATGCCGTCACTCTCGAATGGGAAAATGTGCCGGCGGAGCTCTGTGAATGGCTGGAAAGGGGATGTCCGATGCGACCTTCCGGAGCTGTTCTGCGGGTCATCCAGGACCGAATTGAGCAGAAGCAGTTCTTGTCGTCACGGCACCTCTCTGTTCCCGCATTCTCGATTGTCGAA is a genomic window containing:
- a CDS encoding ABC transporter permease; its protein translation is MASLGRGVEGSGERALVRRGVGLEAITIEQGPALAKLPCWEAVQIPGGMFTASRAILTILLLFLIVLEFVPWTQTIQASGKVSAYTPYDRPQQIESRITGRVKAWHIYEGVKVKKGDLVGELEDYDPTFMAPEILPLFEQRKVALEQTRQAALARADQLNKRIGEMRKLVQAAVPSAEARVVEADNKVREAQQKVEQLKIDVHTAQLNVDRHRQLVRDGLVSQRELELTIQTEIGTKAGLQAAQASLLAAEQARSALSFGRDQITADVQQRLMDAIASRDAAVAEAAKATESLADISYRQQGVQQRIEAAKLIAPMDGTVVKMAKVGINETVKQGENLVTISPLASDPAIEMVAEGLDSPLLKPGRKVRILFFGVPAIPLPAWPGLMAGTRGGVIKVVDQIDDGKGNYRFWVVPDPDDPQPWPEQAQVRQGTKVLGWVIMNRVPLWYELWRRFNFFPPDYLQREPSVFEMFAPKVAAPGGK
- a CDS encoding 5-(carboxyamino)imidazole ribonucleotide mutase, with amino-acid sequence MLTNQRPLVGILGGSKSDFPVLEKSGAILKELGIPYELLVVSAHRTPDRLFEYATSAASRGIKVIIAGAGGAAHLPGMLAAKTDLPVIGVPIPTENLRGLDSLLSIVQMPKGIPVATVAIGGAENAGLLAGQILAGSHPEIAVSIKHYRTAQTESVLNSPEAKGHQTRQPRSR